The Coffea eugenioides isolate CCC68of chromosome 8, Ceug_1.0, whole genome shotgun sequence genome has a segment encoding these proteins:
- the LOC113780374 gene encoding aquaporin-like, with protein MAANSGNVYLNMEEERHYASNSIQPVSSTPQSEQWTPEQKKLESFSLRERLGLDEFLSLHVWRASVGELLGTAVLVFLIDTIVISTLDSDVQMPNLIMSIVLAIMITIVLLAVHPVSGGHINPIVSFSAALVGLILMSRAIIYIIAQCLGAVLGALALKAVVSGNIERTFSLGGCTLSIVTPGPQGSPVTIGLGTAQAFWLEVFCSFVFLFASLWMAYDHRQKNSIGLVRVLAIVGTVLGLLVFISTSVTAAKGYGGAGINPARCFGPAVVRGGHLWDGHWVFWAGPAIACVAFYVYTQIIPNDHFHAQEFKHDFYGILRTVSGYNH; from the exons ATGGCTGCCAATTCTGGAAATGTATATCTGAATATGGAAGAAGAACGCCACTACGCCAGTAATAGCATACAGCCTGTGTCTTCTACTCCACA ATCAGAACAGTGGACACCGGAGCAAAAGAAGCTAGAATCTTTCAGCCTACGTGAAAGGCTAGGCTTGGACGAGTTTCTTTCCTTACAT GTCTGGCGTGCATCTGTAGGAGAACTTCTTGGAACAGCAGTTCTAGTTTTCTTGATTGATACCATAGTGATATCAACCCTTGACAGTGATGTCCAAATGCCAAACTTGATTATGTCAATTGTCcttgccattatgatcacaataGTACTGCTAGCTGTGCATCCAGTCTCTGGAGGCCACATAAACCCCATCGTCTCATTCTCTGCAGCATTAGTCGGCCTTATCTTAATGTCTCGTGCCATAATCTACATCATAGCACAATGCTTAGGTGCTGTGCTTGGAGCGCTAGCGCTAAAAGCTGTGGTTAGCGGTAATATCGAAAGAACCTTCTCGCTTGGAGGTTGCACTCTCTCAATAGTCACACCAGGTCCGCAGGGATCACCTGTTACAATAGGCCTCGGGACTGCCCAGGCGTTTTGGCTTGAGGTCTTCTGCAGCTTCGTGTTCTTGTTTGCGTCACTTTGGATGGCGTATGATCATCGCCAGAAAAACTCTATCGGCCTGGTTCGGGTTTTAGCAATTGTTGGAACTGTTCTTGGTCTTCTTGTCTTCATATCAACATCGGTCACTGCTGCTAAGGGTTATGGCGGCGCAGGGATCAACCCTGCTAGGTGTTTTGGTCCAGCAGTTGTGAGAGGAGGCCATTTATGGGATGGCCATTGGGTGTTTTGGGCAGGGCCTGCTATCGCTTGCGTTGCATTCTATGTTTATACGCAGATTATCCCCAATGATCATTTTCATGCACAAGAATTCAAACATGATTTTTATGGAATCCTAAGGACTGTTAGTGGATATAATCATTGA